Genomic DNA from Arthrobacter sp. B1I2:
GATGCGGCGCTGGCCTATTTTGCCGAAGGCGGGGCCAAGACCCCCGCGGCGCACAAGGTCCTGGAGCGCCTGGCGGACGTCGGCCTGGGCTACATCACCCTGGGCCAGCCGTTGACCACCCTGTCCGGCGGCGAGCGCCAGCGCCTCAAGCTGGCCACCCAGATGGCGGAGGCCGGGGAAATCTACATCCTGGACGAGCCCACCGTCGGCCTGCACCTGGCCGACGTCGAACAGCTCCTGAGCCTGCTGGACCGGCTGGTTGACTCCGGCAAGTCCGTCATCGTCATCGAGCACCACCAGGCGGTCATGGCGCACGCGGACTGGATCATCGACATCGGTCCGGGAGCAGGGCACGACGGCGGCAGGATCGTCTTCGAGGGCACCCCGGCCGAGCTGGTGGCCGGGCGGGCAACGCTCACCGGCCAGCATCTGGCCACCTACATCGGCGGTTGAAGCCCGCCGGACCAGCAGCCCGAAAGCTGCCGCCTGGCTGCCCTAAAGCCGCTCGAGGAACGAAACGGTGGCGGCACCGATCTGCTGCTGGGCGGCCTGGCGGCTGATGCCGGGCTCGCCGTCGCCGGGCTGGCTGCCGTAGTCGCCGAAGAAGGCGTGCACCCCGCCCTGGACGGCGGCAAACGTGGTTCCGGCCGGCAGCAGGTCCCGGGAGGCCTCGATCTTCGCCCGAGTGCTGAGGCCGTCATTGGTCCCGGAGACCGACAACACGGACAGCCCGTCGCGGTCCTGCAGTGAGTCGATCGGGTAGGAGGCGTACAGGACCAGGCCTTCAATGTCGGGGTTGTCCAGCGCGAACGAGGATGCGGACACCCCGCCCAGCGAATGGCCGCCCACGGCCCAGGTGGTGATGTCCGGGTTCCCCGCGATGGCGCCGCGGGCCTGGTTTCCGTCCAGCAGGCTGAGCCCGAGCGGCTCCTTCAGGATGACCACCCGGTACCCGGCCCCCACGGCAGGGGCCAGGACGTCCTGGTAGGCCCTCGCATCCACCCGGGCACCGGGGTAGAAGACCAGCCCTTTGGTGGTCGCGCTTCCCTCGGGCGACATGGTGATCGCGGTGTTCGTCTCGGTGACCATAAAGTCCGACGTCGGCCCTGCCTCCGCCGCTGGCCCCGGCTGGTAGGCGAAGGGGTTAAGCCAGGCCAGCCCGGCGGCGAGCGCCAGGACGGCAATCCGGCCGGCCCAGGCAGAGACTGTCCGGA
This window encodes:
- a CDS encoding alpha/beta hydrolase, whose product is MDSSSPAETRPPARRRTALFWASIACAAALAGVAVWMLAGNPAVLGGHPLLPGILLAVATVGVAWAVLLWRRRDAPRPRSRVRTVSAWAGRIAVLALAAGLAWLNPFAYQPGPAAEAGPTSDFMVTETNTAITMSPEGSATTKGLVFYPGARVDARAYQDVLAPAVGAGYRVVILKEPLGLSLLDGNQARGAIAGNPDITTWAVGGHSLGGVSASSFALDNPDIEGLVLYASYPIDSLQDRDGLSVLSVSGTNDGLSTRAKIEASRDLLPAGTTFAAVQGGVHAFFGDYGSQPGDGEPGISRQAAQQQIGAATVSFLERL